A single genomic interval of Rhododendron vialii isolate Sample 1 chromosome 3a, ASM3025357v1 harbors:
- the LOC131318409 gene encoding iridoid oxidase-like yields MDSHTLMVFTFPAALILLLFIWTKAKTGGSATKRPPGPPGWPLVGNMFDLGDMPHQTMYKLKAKYGPLLWLQLGSVNTMVVQSPKVAAELFKNHDIPFADRKVPDALTAFHFNESALGMNTFGAYWRVLRRICSMEFLVNKRMNETEDIRRKCTDNMVRWIEEEAAASRANGGPGEVQLNRLFFLMAFNLVGNLMLSRDLLDSKSMEGKEFFDCMNKILELAGTPNVADFLPFLKWLDPMKIKRTMVRDMTKTMKIASKFVKERIEEKQAGKQRAKKDFLDVLLEYEGDGKDGPDKFTVHDVNVVIMEMFFAGSETTSISIEWGFTELLRNPHCMKKVQEEIDRVVGLNRKVEESDMDQLPYLQAVVKETLRLHPALPLLLPRNTMEDTKFMGYLIPKGTQVFVNAWAIGRDPEAWEDPLSFKPERFLDSNIEYKGQHFELIPFGSGRRICIGFPLAHRVLHIELATLAQTFDWELSGGVTPETMDMQERLGLTLRKKVPVRAIPKKRIP; encoded by the exons ATGGATTCTCATACCTTAATGGTTTTCACCTTTCCAGCTGCTCTAATTCTCCTTCTCTTCATCTGGACAAAGGCCAAAACTGGTGGTTCCGCCACCAAACGGCCACCCGGACCACCCGGATGGCCTCTGGTTGGCAACATGTTTGACCTTGGAGACATGCCGCATCAAACGATGTACAAGCTAAAGGCCAAGTACGGACCCCTTCTTTGGCTCCAACTCGGCTCAGTCAACACCATGGTGGTGCAATCACCAAAAGTCGCCGCCGAGCTTTTCAAGAACCACGACATCCCTTTTGCTGACCGGAAAGTACCTGATGCTCTAACCGCCTTCCACTTCAATGAAAGCGCGTTGGGAATGAACACTTTTGGCGCTTACTGGCGG GTACTTAGAAGGATCTGCTCAATGGAGTTTTTGGTGAACAAGCGAATGAACGAGACAGAGGACATCCGGCGGAAGTGCACTGACAACATGGTCCGGTGGATTGAGGAGGAGGCAGCAGCGTCTCGGGCAAACGGTGGACCCGGAGAG GTGCAGCTCAACCGCCTTTTCTTCCTCATGGCTTTCAACCTAGTCGGAAACCTAATGCTCTCCAGAGACCTCTTGGATTCGAAGTCAATGGAAGGGAAAGAGTTTTTCGATTGCATGAACAAGATTCTGGAGCTAGCGGGGACGCCAAATGTGGCAGACTTTTTGCCGTTCTTGAAATGGCTGGACCCGATGAAGATCAAGAGGACTATGGTGCGAGACATGACAAAAACCATGAAGATCGCGTCTAAGTTTGTGAAGGAGAGGATTGAGGAGAAGCAGGCTGGGAAGCAGAGGGCGAAAAAGGACTTTCTGGATGTGCTGTTGGAGTACGAAGGTGATGGAAAAGATGGGCCTGACAAATTCACCGTGCATGATGTGAATGTTGTCATTATG GAAATGTTTTTTGCGGGTTCAGAAACTACTAGTATCAGCATCGAATGGGGTTTCACTGAGCTGTTGCGAAACCCTCACTGCATGAAAAAAGTACAAGAGGAAATCGACAGAGTGGTTGGACTTAACAGGAAAGTCGAGGAGAGCGACATGGATCAATTGCCATATTTACAAGCCGTGGTGAAGGAAACGCTCCGATTACACCCTGCACTTCCTCTACTCCTTCCCCGTAATACAATGGAGGATACTAAGTTCATGGGATATCTCATACCCAAAGGCACACAAGTGTTTGTGAATGCATGGGCCATTGGGAGAGACCCAGAAGCCTGGGAAGACCCCTTGTCTTTCAAGCCTGAGAGGTTTTTGGACTCAAATATTGAATACAAGGGCCAACATTTTGAGTTGATTCCCTTCGGATCAGGGCGAAGGATATGCATTGGGTTTCCCTTGGCGCACCGCGTGCTTCACATTGAACTAGCCACCTTGGCACAGACTTTTGACTGGGAGCTCAGCGGCGGTGTGACTCCGGAGACCATGGACATGCAGGAAAGATTGGGACTGACGCTAAGGAAGAAAGTGCCAGTGAGAGCAATACCCAAAAAGAGAATTCCATAA